From the genome of Thermodesulfobacteriota bacterium:
TACATAAATCTCATCATTTTTTTGGCAAGTTTACCCATCCTGCCCATGTTTTTCATCATGTCCCGCATCTGCACATAGTTCTTGATAACCCGATTTACGTCCTCAACCCTGGTACCACTCCCCTTTGCAATCCTTTTTCGTCTACTTCCGTTGAGTATAGTGTGGTTTTTTCTTTCCTTAAGTGTCATAGAATCGATTATAGCAATAGTCTTCTTAATCTCTTTCTCCGCCATATCCAGAGCCTTGGGGTTTTTGGCAATCTGCTTCATTCCCGGAATCATCTCCGTCATGTTTTCTAAGGAGCCGAGTTTACGCATAGCCAGCATTGCTTCTTTAAAATCGGAGAGTGCGAATTCATTCTTGAGGAGCTTATTAGCCATCTCTTCGGCTTTTTTCTCCTCAAACGCAGTTTGCGCTTTTTCGATGAGGGTAAGCATGTCTCCCATGCCCAAAATCCGCGAGGCGATTCTCTCCGGATGAAATACCTCAAGAGCATCCAGTTTTTCTCCAGTTCCAAAAAATTTTATCGGCTTTCCAGTCACCGCCTTGATGGAGAGTGCCGCACCTCCCCTGGCATCGCCATCCATCTTGGTGAGTATAATTCCATCGATATCGAGGGCCTGGTTAAAGCTGGTGGACACATTAACCGCATCCTGGCCGGTCATGGCATCAGCAACCAGAAGTATCTCATGAGGGTTTACCTCTTCTTTTATTCTTCTGAGCTCCTCCATCAGATCTTCGTCTATATGAAGCCTGCCCGCAGTGTCGATGATGAAAACATCATATCCGCCGTAGAGGGCGGCGGACCGGGCCTCCTTGGAAATCTCTACCGGATTTGCGCCAGGCTGAGTATCATAAACGCCGGCACCGACCTGCTCCGCAAGAACTTTAAGCTGTTCTATGGCCGCTGGCCGATATACGTCGGCGGGTACCAGATAAGGTTTTCTCTTGTATTTCTCCTTGATTGATTTCGCCAGTTTTGCGGTGGTGGTAGTTTTTCCAGACCCCTGTAATCCCACGAGCATTATGCCCACGGGTGGAGTGGTCTTGAGGTTTAGCTCAGAACTTTCCTCTCCGAGAACCTTGACCAGCTCCTCGTAGACTACTTTTATAAACTGCTGGCCCGGGGTGAGGCTCTGTATTACTTCCTGTCCTAGGGCACGGCTCTTTACGGATTCTACAAAATCCCTGACTACTTTGAAGTTTACGTCGGCCTCTAATAGGCTGAGACGCACCTCACGAAGCGCAGTCTGGATGTTATCCTCGCTAAGTTTTCCATAGCCTCTTATTTTCTTTAACGTTGAGCTTAGCTTTTCAGAAATCCCCTCGAACATATCCGCTTTGAGAAACACTCTTATCAAAAGTAAACTTTAATAGCTATCATAACTTACATATATTGTCAAATAATTCTACATACCTTGTCAACTGTAACAATTACCGTAACTAAAATTAGCCTCCCAGATTTAGTCAAAAAACATAACCGTTTGTCTTATACCAATCTATCGTCTTTTTAAACCCCTCCTCCAAAGGTGTAAAACTCAATCCCAGCTCCCTTTTCGCTTTGCTGTTTGAGCCAGCGGCACCGACCTCCATCGCTCTCAGACCGTCCACCGCAAATTTAGGCGGCCTCCCGGTGAAGAAAGATCTTACTTCCAGGCTATGGGCGATAAATTTCATCAAGGAAGGAGGAATTTGTCTATTGGGAATAGGAGCGCCGGCAATCCGGTTAATTAGCTCGAATAAATTTCCAATGCTAATGTTATCTCCAACCAGTATGTATTTCTCCCCAACCCTTCCCTTCTCCGCCGCAAGAATGTGGCCATTTACCACATCGTCTATATAAACGATAGGGATCATACTATCTTCAAAGAACCTGACCTTAAGCCGGCTGTTCAGAAGGTCGATTATCGTTCTTCCAAAAGTCTTCAAGTCACCCGGGCCCATCACTACCCCCGGATTCAAAATTACTACCGGAAGTCCCTTTTCTCGGTGGATCTCCAATATCTCTCTCTCCGCTAGGAATTTCGACCTTCCATAATGGCTCTCAAAATCCCTTCTATGCCCGGTCTCTTCGGTGGCAATTTCTCCCCTTGGCTGTCTTATAGAAGCTAAGCTGCTAGTGTAGACCACCTTTTTAACACCGGCCTCAAGCGCCTCAAGCATTATGTTTTTCGTGCCATCGACGTTGACTTTATAATAAATGCTTATGTCTTTTAGCCACCAACTGGCTACATTCCCCAACTGATAAAGTACGTCGCAACCCTTAAGTGCCCCCTTTATCGAAGCCCTGTCCGTGATGTCGCCGATGATTGTTTCTATGCCTCGCTTTTGCAGCGAAAGCGCCTTTTCCCGGTCTCTAGCCAAGGCTTTGACCTCCACCCCTCGCTCGAGTAGCTCCTCTATCAAGCGCCCGCCTATGAACCCGGTCGCCCCGGTGACAAATGCATTCACGACATCACCCATGATGTTTATAACGGTTGCTTTAATTATGCCTAAAAACGTTCAAGCATGACAGCAATCATTAGGAAATATTTGTAAGGAGTGAAAACGGACGGATTTAGCAGTGTTACTACCTTGGCCATTAGTTGCAAGAGTCAGAATTTGAAATTTCAGATAGTGTCATATCGATTCTTGGATAGGCAAATCTCATCAAATTCCTGCCTCTTTGTCATACCCGAAATCATTAATCGGGTATCCATAATCAAAAACTGGATTCCCACTTTCGTGGGAATGACAAAGCAGAGGACCTCAGCTTAAGCTTGTATTCAAAAGTATTAATCTGGTAACATGCGGGAATGACCAGTAGTCCCGGTCAGAAGTTCTTGCTACGATGTATCTAATATTAAATCTAGGTTATCACACATTAGTCTAATTAGACCTGGCAGGACTTCATCAGATGTAGATTCCTTAAAGCAATCTCACCTCAAGCGGGTGGCGACAAG
Proteins encoded in this window:
- the ffh gene encoding signal recognition particle protein is translated as MFLKADMFEGISEKLSSTLKKIRGYGKLSEDNIQTALREVRLSLLEADVNFKVVRDFVESVKSRALGQEVIQSLTPGQQFIKVVYEELVKVLGEESSELNLKTTPPVGIMLVGLQGSGKTTTTAKLAKSIKEKYKRKPYLVPADVYRPAAIEQLKVLAEQVGAGVYDTQPGANPVEISKEARSAALYGGYDVFIIDTAGRLHIDEDLMEELRRIKEEVNPHEILLVADAMTGQDAVNVSTSFNQALDIDGIILTKMDGDARGGAALSIKAVTGKPIKFFGTGEKLDALEVFHPERIASRILGMGDMLTLIEKAQTAFEEKKAEEMANKLLKNEFALSDFKEAMLAMRKLGSLENMTEMIPGMKQIAKNPKALDMAEKEIKKTIAIIDSMTLKERKNHTILNGSRRKRIAKGSGTRVEDVNRVIKNYVQMRDMMKNMGRMGKLAKKMMRFM
- a CDS encoding SDR family oxidoreductase, coding for MGDVVNAFVTGATGFIGGRLIEELLERGVEVKALARDREKALSLQKRGIETIIGDITDRASIKGALKGCDVLYQLGNVASWWLKDISIYYKVNVDGTKNIMLEALEAGVKKVVYTSSLASIRQPRGEIATEETGHRRDFESHYGRSKFLAEREILEIHREKGLPVVILNPGVVMGPGDLKTFGRTIIDLLNSRLKVRFFEDSMIPIVYIDDVVNGHILAAEKGRVGEKYILVGDNISIGNLFELINRIAGAPIPNRQIPPSLMKFIAHSLEVRSFFTGRPPKFAVDGLRAMEVGAAGSNSKAKRELGLSFTPLEEGFKKTIDWYKTNGYVF